The Methylomicrobium agile genome has a segment encoding these proteins:
- a CDS encoding IS5 family transposase (programmed frameshift): MSQPAHRRHDISDTVWSLLEPHLPGRAGAWGGKARDNRLFINAVFWILRTGAPWRDLPPDYGDWKNTHRRFCRWRDHGVWEALLEQLVTEPDYEWLMIDASHIKVHPHATGAQGGNQGMAVTKGGFNSKIHLAVDAHGMPVRILITAGTTADCSQASALIEGVDAQYLLADKGYDSDAIVAQAEANQMTVVIPPRRNRKQPRDYDRDLYKLRHLVENAFLHLKRWRGIATRYAKNTASFLAAVQIRCIALWTAIL, from the exons ATGTCCCAACCTGCCCACCGCCGCCATGACATTTCCGATACGGTTTGGAGCTTACTGGAACCCCATCTGCCCGGCCGTGCCGGGGCCTGGGGCGGAAAAGCGCGAGACAACCGCTTGTTTATCAATGCGGTCTTCTGGATTTTGCGTACCGGTGCGCCATGGCGCGACCTGCCACCTGACTATGGCGATTGGAAGAACACCCATCGCCGGTTTTGCCGTTGGCGAGATCACGGCGTCTGGGAAGCCCTGTTGGAACAGTTGGTCACCGAACCCGACTATGAATGGTTGATGATTGATGCCAGCCACATCAAAGTCCATCCGCATGCGACCGGCGCGCAAGGCGGCAATCAGGGCATGGCGGTCACAAAAGGGGGCT TCAACAGTAAGATACATCTGGCCGTGGATGCGCATGGTATGCCGGTCAGAATCCTTATTACAGCAGGTACCACAGCAGATTGTTCGCAGGCTTCAGCCTTGATCGAAGGCGTGGATGCTCAGTACTTATTGGCGGACAAAGGCTACGATAGCGATGCTATCGTAGCCCAAGCCGAAGCAAATCAGATGACGGTGGTCATTCCGCCACGCCGCAATCGAAAACAACCCCGCGACTACGATCGCGACCTGTACAAACTGCGGCATTTAGTAGAAAACGCGTTCTTGCACCTCAAGCGCTGGCGAGGTATTGCCACACGCTATGCCAAGAACACCGCATCGTTCCTGGCCGCTGTGCAGATCCGGTGCATCGCCCTGTGGACAGCTATCTTATGA
- a CDS encoding AMP-binding protein yields the protein MLRPLLRFTVKLILKLLFRVEIHGMENYDAAGKRVLIVANHTSFLDPMLLWIFLPDDITFAINTHISERWWLKPFLGLSKVFRMDPTHPLSLKDLTHHLQHDTKTVIFPEGRITVTGTLMKIYDGTGMVADKSHAVVLPVRIEGAKYTHFSRLQNVVRLRWFPKITISILPPTQMRAPEHLRGKARRQYCGHILTDIMTDMMFKTSHYRRTIFSALLEARRIHGGKFAIADDLARKPVSYNTLIARTIALGNLFASVTEAGEHVGVMLPNSVNTLCVVLGLQLHQRIPAMLNFSTGSASMISACKTAEVKTVLTSRQFIDKAKLDEEAAHLAEHANLIYLEDLAAQVNLAAKLKALLLSHTTGLWYKSDHIDPEHPAVVLFTSGSEGTPKGVVLSYANILGNLKQLESVINFNPQDVVLNFLPMFHSFGFTVGSMLPVLNGMQAFFYPTPLHYAVIPEIAYEIKATVMFGTNTFLAAYGKKANPYDFFRMRYVVAGAEKLQENTRALWADKFGIRILEGYGATETTPITSVNTPMNYKAGTVGRFMPGMKYQLEPVPGIHDGGQLHVSGPNIMQGYLLAANPGKRVPPESKYGKGWYDTGDIVSVDGEGYITIKGRSKRFAKVSGEMVSLTAVEQYAIEAWPEGHHAAVSLPDPKKGEQVVLLTTHKDATLHDLTRSAVGVAQISLPRKIFVVDALPVLATGKTNYIEATSLAAKRIEEAEQA from the coding sequence ATGCTGAGACCACTGTTGCGCTTTACGGTAAAACTGATTCTTAAACTGCTGTTCCGGGTCGAGATTCACGGCATGGAAAATTACGATGCCGCCGGCAAACGGGTACTGATCGTCGCCAACCACACCTCATTCCTCGATCCGATGCTGCTCTGGATCTTTCTGCCGGACGATATCACTTTCGCGATCAATACCCATATCTCCGAGCGCTGGTGGCTGAAGCCGTTTCTTGGCTTGTCCAAAGTATTCCGGATGGACCCGACCCATCCTTTATCATTGAAAGACCTGACCCACCATTTGCAGCACGACACCAAAACGGTGATTTTTCCGGAAGGCCGGATTACGGTGACCGGCACGCTGATGAAGATTTACGACGGCACCGGGATGGTGGCCGACAAATCGCATGCCGTGGTGCTGCCGGTCCGGATCGAAGGCGCCAAATATACGCATTTCTCGCGCCTGCAAAACGTGGTGCGACTGCGCTGGTTTCCCAAAATCACAATCAGCATTTTGCCGCCGACTCAAATGCGCGCGCCCGAGCATTTGCGGGGCAAGGCCCGCCGGCAATACTGCGGTCATATCCTGACGGATATCATGACTGACATGATGTTTAAAACCAGCCATTATCGGCGCACGATTTTTTCCGCGCTGCTGGAGGCGCGGCGGATTCACGGCGGCAAGTTTGCGATCGCCGACGATCTGGCCCGCAAACCGGTTTCCTACAATACGCTGATCGCCCGTACGATTGCGCTGGGAAATCTTTTCGCTTCGGTCACCGAAGCGGGCGAACATGTCGGCGTGATGCTGCCGAACTCGGTCAATACGCTCTGCGTGGTGCTGGGCCTACAATTGCATCAGCGCATTCCGGCGATGCTGAACTTTTCGACGGGCTCAGCCAGCATGATATCGGCCTGCAAAACGGCCGAGGTCAAAACAGTACTCACTTCACGCCAATTCATTGACAAAGCCAAACTGGACGAGGAAGCGGCGCACCTTGCCGAACACGCCAACCTGATCTATCTGGAAGACCTGGCCGCCCAAGTGAACCTGGCCGCCAAACTGAAGGCCCTGCTGCTCAGCCATACCACCGGCCTCTGGTACAAATCCGATCACATCGACCCCGAGCATCCGGCCGTCGTGCTGTTCACGTCCGGCTCCGAAGGCACGCCGAAGGGCGTGGTGCTATCGTATGCGAATATCCTGGGCAACCTGAAACAACTCGAATCGGTGATCAATTTCAATCCGCAGGACGTGGTGCTGAACTTCCTGCCGATGTTCCACTCGTTCGGCTTCACGGTCGGCTCCATGCTGCCGGTACTGAACGGCATGCAGGCGTTCTTTTACCCGACGCCGCTGCATTATGCGGTAATCCCCGAAATCGCCTACGAAATCAAGGCGACGGTGATGTTCGGCACGAACACCTTCCTGGCGGCCTACGGCAAGAAGGCCAATCCTTACGATTTTTTCCGGATGCGCTATGTGGTCGCCGGTGCGGAAAAACTGCAGGAAAATACCCGCGCGCTCTGGGCCGACAAATTCGGTATCCGGATCCTCGAAGGCTACGGCGCCACCGAAACCACGCCGATCACCTCGGTCAACACCCCGATGAACTACAAGGCCGGCACGGTCGGCCGCTTCATGCCGGGCATGAAATATCAACTGGAGCCGGTCCCCGGCATTCACGACGGCGGCCAGTTGCACGTCAGCGGGCCGAACATCATGCAGGGCTATCTGCTGGCGGCGAACCCCGGCAAACGGGTGCCGCCCGAGTCGAAATACGGCAAAGGCTGGTACGACACCGGCGACATCGTCTCGGTCGACGGGGAAGGCTATATTACGATCAAGGGCCGGAGCAAGCGCTTTGCCAAGGTCAGCGGCGAAATGGTGTCGCTGACCGCGGTCGAACAGTACGCGATCGAAGCCTGGCCGGAAGGGCACCATGCCGCGGTCAGCCTGCCCGACCCGAAAAAAGGCGAACAGGTGGTTTTGCTCACCACGCATAAGGATGCCACGCTGCACGATTTGACCCGGTCGGCGGTCGGCGTCGCCCAGATCAGCCTGCCGAGAAAGATTTTTGTGGTGGATGCACTCCCCGTGCTGGCGACCGGCAAGACCAATTATATCGAGGCCACTTCACTTGCGGCGAAACGGATCGAGGAGGCCGAGCAGGCCTGA
- the lplT gene encoding lysophospholipid transporter LplT, producing MNKQIYPLLIAQFLSAFADNAILFTVIAIVMHDGQAAKWYVPALQSSFLVAFVLLAPWAGGFADHHAKSRVLIAANLIKALGAALLFMHVEPLLAYCIVGAGAAIYGPAKYGILPELAGHQFLVKANSLVEGSTILAILMGMQIGAKVADHSIDIALAGTIALFIVSALVTLLLPAKTSTPPEAGSKILEFGRQMRQFFSTPRSRFSMLGASLFWATAATLRVLIVAWAPVVLALDSATEIAELTLFLAVGIIAGSALVPRLIPLEHLRRARLPAYLMGLFIIGLGCTGSLWPARGMLFFVGMMGGMFIVPVNAALQELGQLSIGSGAAVALQGFFQNLAMLLAVGGYTVAASQNADPILTMLTLGGLVFVAAFLVSWHLPDNQLNPFRNRRKLKNY from the coding sequence ATGAACAAACAAATCTATCCGCTACTGATCGCGCAGTTCTTGTCCGCGTTCGCCGATAACGCGATCCTGTTTACCGTGATTGCAATCGTGATGCATGACGGCCAAGCGGCGAAATGGTACGTTCCGGCGCTGCAGAGCTCGTTTCTGGTTGCGTTCGTGTTGCTGGCGCCCTGGGCCGGCGGCTTCGCCGACCATCATGCCAAGTCGCGGGTGTTGATCGCCGCGAACCTGATCAAGGCCCTGGGCGCCGCGCTGTTGTTCATGCATGTCGAACCGCTGTTGGCCTATTGCATCGTCGGCGCCGGCGCGGCGATTTACGGTCCCGCCAAATATGGAATTCTGCCCGAACTGGCCGGACACCAGTTTCTGGTCAAGGCGAACAGTTTGGTCGAAGGCTCGACGATTCTGGCCATATTGATGGGCATGCAGATCGGCGCGAAGGTGGCCGACCATTCGATCGACATCGCGCTGGCGGGCACGATCGCGTTGTTCATCGTCTCGGCGCTGGTTACGCTGCTGCTGCCGGCCAAGACGTCAACGCCACCTGAAGCTGGCTCGAAAATACTCGAATTCGGCCGGCAAATGCGGCAATTTTTCTCGACGCCGCGGTCGCGTTTTTCGATGCTCGGCGCTTCTTTGTTCTGGGCGACAGCGGCCACCCTGCGCGTATTGATCGTAGCCTGGGCGCCGGTTGTGCTGGCGCTCGACAGCGCGACCGAGATCGCGGAACTGACGCTGTTTCTCGCGGTCGGGATCATCGCAGGGTCTGCGCTGGTGCCGCGCCTGATTCCGCTCGAACATCTGCGCCGGGCCCGCCTGCCGGCTTACTTGATGGGATTGTTCATTATCGGCCTCGGTTGCACCGGCAGCCTGTGGCCGGCGCGCGGCATGCTGTTTTTTGTCGGAATGATGGGAGGCATGTTCATCGTGCCGGTCAATGCGGCGCTGCAGGAGCTTGGGCAACTCAGCATCGGCAGCGGCGCGGCGGTCGCCTTGCAGGGATTTTTTCAGAATCTGGCAATGCTGCTCGCGGTCGGCGGCTATACCGTCGCCGCTTCGCAAAATGCCGACCCGATCCTAACGATGCTGACGCTCGGAGGCCTGGTCTTTGTAGCGGCCTTCCTGGTCTCGTGGCATCTGCCCGATAATCAGCTCAATCCATTCAGGAATCGCCGCAAGCTAAAAAATTATTAG
- a CDS encoding MFS transporter, translating to MPEQFIAEESRSIGHAGRRELIAWAFYDFANSGYTTVVQTTLFNTYFVGVVAGGVGGVSPGLATLLWSLSVGFANFVVMFSAPVIGAIADIKACKKRFLLWSSIGCIVSTALLAQVGPGDYKLGMVLVTVSVIMFAYGENLIAAFLPELVPEEQMGRLSGYGWGLGYVGGLLTLLLCLGYLHWAMQQGMGEAEAVPVTLLITAVTFALTAAPTFIWLRERARPLPEVSGERILAASFGRLRHTFREARRFRDLIRFLMTLAVYQSGVSTVIVLAAVYAQQVMGFDTQSLIVLIMVINVTAAVGALICGHLQDRIGSVPTLAITLAIWIAALLAAYFAEERSQMWIVGNMIGIAMGASQAVGRALVSKFSPAERAGEFLGLWGLVNRLSVIVGPLSYGLINYWSGGNHRLSLLSTLAFFALGLLLLSKVDEARGRAAANNFLACGDS from the coding sequence ATGCCTGAACAATTCATAGCAGAAGAGAGTCGCTCGATCGGGCATGCGGGTCGCAGGGAATTGATCGCCTGGGCGTTTTACGATTTTGCCAACTCGGGTTATACGACGGTCGTGCAGACGACCCTCTTCAATACCTATTTCGTCGGCGTGGTGGCCGGCGGCGTCGGGGGCGTTTCGCCCGGTCTGGCGACGTTGCTCTGGTCGCTGTCGGTCGGTTTCGCAAACTTTGTCGTGATGTTCAGCGCGCCGGTGATCGGCGCGATTGCGGATATCAAAGCCTGCAAGAAACGCTTTTTGCTGTGGTCTTCGATAGGCTGCATCGTCTCGACCGCGCTTCTGGCACAGGTCGGCCCTGGCGATTACAAACTCGGTATGGTGCTGGTCACCGTGTCGGTCATCATGTTCGCGTACGGAGAAAACCTCATCGCGGCGTTCTTGCCAGAACTGGTACCCGAGGAGCAGATGGGCCGGTTGTCCGGTTACGGTTGGGGACTCGGGTATGTGGGCGGACTTTTGACTCTGCTGCTCTGTCTCGGCTATCTTCATTGGGCAATGCAGCAGGGTATGGGCGAAGCCGAGGCGGTGCCTGTCACGTTACTGATTACGGCTGTTACCTTTGCGTTAACCGCCGCACCCACTTTTATCTGGCTGCGGGAGCGCGCCAGGCCGCTGCCGGAGGTTTCGGGAGAGCGTATCCTCGCGGCCAGTTTCGGACGCCTGCGGCATACCTTTCGGGAAGCCCGCCGCTTCCGGGATTTGATCCGGTTTCTGATGACGTTGGCCGTCTACCAATCCGGCGTGAGTACCGTGATCGTGCTGGCGGCGGTCTATGCGCAGCAGGTGATGGGATTCGACACGCAATCGCTGATCGTGCTGATCATGGTGATCAATGTGACCGCCGCGGTCGGCGCGCTGATTTGTGGCCACTTGCAGGACCGCATCGGTTCGGTGCCGACGCTGGCGATTACGCTGGCGATCTGGATTGCCGCGCTGCTTGCGGCTTATTTCGCCGAAGAACGGAGTCAGATGTGGATCGTCGGAAATATGATCGGAATCGCGATGGGCGCGAGCCAGGCAGTCGGTCGCGCGCTGGTCAGCAAGTTTTCGCCGGCCGAGCGGGCCGGCGAGTTTCTGGGCTTGTGGGGACTGGTCAACCGTCTGTCGGTGATCGTCGGTCCGCTCAGCTACGGTCTGATCAATTACTGGAGCGGCGGCAATCACCGTTTGTCGCTGTTGTCGACGCTGGCCTTTTTCGCGCTCGGTCTGCTGCTGTTGTCCAAAGTGGATGAAGCGCGGGGCAGGGCGGCGGCTAATAATTTTTTAGCTTGCGGCGATTCCTGA
- a CDS encoding ComEA family DNA-binding protein produces MKKILVLMAAVSFNVMAAPVNINTADAKTISESLTHIGLKKAEAIVKYRTEKGPFKTVEELTNVAGIGNKTVEKNKKDILLQ; encoded by the coding sequence ATGAAAAAAATACTCGTTTTGATGGCCGCCGTATCCTTCAATGTGATGGCAGCGCCCGTGAATATCAATACGGCCGACGCAAAGACCATATCAGAGTCATTGACCCATATCGGCCTTAAAAAGGCGGAAGCGATCGTGAAATACCGGACGGAAAAAGGACCTTTTAAAACGGTCGAAGAGTTAACCAATGTAGCCGGCATCGGCAACAAGACGGTCGAAAAAAACAAAAAGGATATTTTGCTGCAATAG
- the galU gene encoding UTP--glucose-1-phosphate uridylyltransferase GalU has translation MNQKITKAVFPVAGLGTRFLPATKSTAKEMLPVVDKPLVQYAVEEAVAAGIDTMIFVTGRTKNSIMDHFDKAYELEKELEARNKTEILKSLRGMLPSHVSCVFIRQSEALGLGHAVHCAKPVIGDEPFAVILPDDLIEDGRRGCMTQMVELFNQKQTSILGVERVHPSETGSYGIVKTGEASGTSSPIELIVEKPKPEDAPSNLAVVGRYILTSAIFRKLETIGRGAGGEIQLTDGIAALMADEQVLAYEFEGKRYDCGSKLGFLIATVEYGLLHPELKGGFLEYLKDLSRNLQ, from the coding sequence ATGAATCAAAAGATCACCAAAGCCGTATTTCCCGTAGCCGGATTGGGTACGCGTTTCCTGCCGGCGACCAAGTCGACCGCGAAGGAAATGCTGCCGGTCGTGGACAAGCCGCTCGTGCAGTATGCCGTGGAGGAAGCGGTTGCGGCCGGTATCGATACGATGATCTTCGTGACCGGACGCACCAAGAATTCGATCATGGATCACTTCGACAAGGCTTACGAACTCGAAAAAGAACTCGAAGCCAGAAACAAGACCGAAATCCTGAAGTCTCTGCGCGGCATGCTGCCGTCCCATGTGTCCTGTGTATTCATTCGCCAGTCCGAAGCCTTGGGGCTCGGCCATGCGGTGCATTGCGCCAAGCCGGTGATCGGCGACGAGCCGTTCGCGGTGATTCTGCCGGACGATCTGATCGAAGACGGCAGGCGCGGATGCATGACGCAGATGGTCGAACTGTTCAACCAAAAACAGACTTCGATTCTGGGCGTCGAGCGCGTGCATCCTTCGGAAACCGGCAGTTACGGGATCGTTAAGACCGGGGAGGCGTCCGGTACGTCCAGCCCGATCGAACTGATCGTCGAAAAACCGAAGCCGGAAGATGCGCCGTCCAATCTGGCCGTGGTCGGCCGCTATATCCTGACGTCGGCGATTTTCCGTAAACTCGAAACGATCGGCCGCGGCGCGGGCGGCGAAATTCAGTTGACCGACGGCATCGCGGCCCTGATGGCCGACGAGCAGGTTTTGGCTTACGAGTTTGAAGGCAAGCGTTACGATTGCGGCTCCAAGCTCGGTTTTTTGATTGCGACGGTCGAATACGGCTTGTTGCACCCGGAGTTGAAAGGCGGATTTCTGGAATATTTGAAGGATCTTTCGAGAAATTTGCAATGA
- a CDS encoding adenylosuccinate synthase: MGKNVVVIGTQWGDEGKGKLVDLLTEQAEAVVRFQGGHNAGHTLVIRGEKTVLHLIPSGILRENVQCMIGNGVVLSLNALIEEIELLEKVAIPVRSRLLISESCALILPVHVAIDQAREKARGAKAIGTTGRGIGPAYEDKAGRRGLRAGDLLSPADFADKLRELLDYHNFMLANYYHADTVDFQKTLDEALALGEQIKPMLTDVSEVLYHYQDQGKNLLFEGAQGALLDLDHGTFPYVTSSSTTAGGAATGSGVGPLDLDYVLGITKAYATRVGNGPFPTELNDSYGEHLGTVGREFGATTGRKRRTGWFDAVAMRKSVRLNSISGICLTKLDVLDGLDKVGICTAYRLNGKVTETAPLGADQYQQCEAVIEEMPGWSETTAGVTDYAKLPENVKTYIKRLEELVGVKVTILSTGPDRDETIVLEHPFS, translated from the coding sequence ATGGGAAAAAATGTCGTAGTCATCGGCACGCAATGGGGCGATGAAGGTAAAGGCAAGCTGGTCGATCTCTTGACCGAACAAGCGGAAGCCGTGGTGCGTTTTCAAGGCGGCCACAATGCGGGGCATACGCTGGTCATCCGGGGTGAAAAGACCGTCCTGCACCTGATTCCCTCGGGCATCCTCAGAGAGAATGTGCAATGCATGATCGGCAATGGCGTGGTGTTGTCGCTGAACGCGCTGATCGAGGAAATCGAATTGCTCGAAAAAGTCGCTATTCCGGTGCGCAGCCGCCTCCTGATCAGCGAATCCTGTGCCCTGATTCTGCCGGTGCATGTGGCGATCGACCAGGCGCGCGAGAAAGCGCGCGGCGCCAAAGCGATCGGCACGACCGGGCGCGGCATCGGTCCCGCTTACGAAGACAAGGCCGGCCGCCGGGGACTGCGCGCGGGCGACTTGTTGAGTCCGGCCGATTTTGCGGACAAGTTGAGGGAATTGCTGGATTACCATAACTTCATGCTGGCCAATTATTATCATGCCGACACGGTCGATTTCCAAAAGACCCTGGATGAAGCACTGGCGCTCGGCGAACAGATCAAGCCGATGCTGACCGACGTCAGCGAAGTGTTGTACCATTACCAGGACCAGGGCAAGAACCTGCTGTTCGAAGGCGCGCAGGGCGCGCTGCTCGACCTCGATCACGGCACCTTCCCGTATGTGACCTCGTCCAGTACGACCGCCGGGGGCGCCGCGACCGGTTCGGGCGTCGGCCCGCTCGATCTGGATTATGTGCTCGGGATTACCAAGGCCTATGCGACCCGGGTCGGCAACGGCCCGTTCCCGACCGAACTCAACGACAGCTACGGTGAGCACTTGGGCACGGTCGGCCGCGAATTCGGCGCCACCACCGGCCGCAAGCGGCGCACCGGTTGGTTCGATGCGGTCGCGATGCGGAAGTCGGTCCGGCTGAACAGCATCAGCGGCATCTGTCTGACCAAACTGGACGTGCTCGACGGGCTGGATAAGGTCGGTATTTGCACGGCCTACCGCCTGAACGGCAAGGTCACCGAGACGGCTCCGCTGGGTGCGGATCAGTACCAGCAGTGCGAAGCGGTGATCGAGGAAATGCCGGGCTGGTCCGAAACGACGGCCGGCGTGACCGACTATGCGAAACTGCCGGAAAACGTGAAGACCTATATTAAACGTCTGGAAGAACTGGTCGGCGTGAAGGTCACTATCCTTTCGACCGGTCCCGATCGCGACGAAACGATCGTTCTGGAACATCCGTTCTCTTGA
- a CDS encoding ATP phosphoribosyltransferase regulatory subunit, whose amino-acid sequence MQQKDSWLLPDGIEEILPADAKHLESLRRRLLDMFACWGYELVIPPFIDFLDSLLTGSGHDLDPQTFKLTDQLSGEMLGVRADMTPQVARIDAHHLKHEWPTRLCYYGTVLHTRGDPLEKTRSPLQIGAELYGHAGIDSDIEVIRLMLEMLALTGVLNVHLDLGHVGIYRSLSRQAGLSPAQEGELFDVLQRKARPELAEWIASYALDSDLQAMFLALPLLNGGAEVIGKARQVFAQADADLKQALADLETIAGRLARLFPSLPVSFDLAELRGYHYHTGVVFAAFTPSVGREIARGGRYDNIGGVFGRARPATGFSADLKLLAGLDSVKGHGEPENKIFAPCLDDTALAEKIRDLRAVGNTVIQQLPGQAGDGAAMGCTAVLVQENQNWFIKNLA is encoded by the coding sequence ATGCAACAAAAAGACTCCTGGCTATTGCCGGACGGGATCGAAGAGATTCTGCCGGCCGATGCCAAACATCTGGAAAGCCTGAGACGCAGACTGCTCGACATGTTCGCCTGTTGGGGTTACGAGCTGGTCATCCCGCCGTTTATCGACTTTCTCGACTCGTTATTGACCGGTTCCGGGCACGACCTCGACCCGCAAACCTTCAAGCTGACCGACCAGCTCAGCGGCGAAATGCTCGGCGTCCGGGCCGACATGACGCCGCAAGTGGCCCGGATCGATGCGCACCATTTGAAGCACGAATGGCCGACCCGGTTGTGTTATTACGGCACGGTATTGCATACTCGCGGCGATCCGCTGGAAAAGACTCGCAGTCCGCTGCAGATCGGCGCCGAGTTGTACGGCCACGCGGGGATCGACAGCGACATCGAAGTGATCCGGCTGATGCTGGAAATGCTCGCGTTGACAGGGGTTCTGAACGTGCATCTCGACCTGGGGCATGTCGGCATTTACCGTTCCTTGTCCCGCCAGGCCGGCTTGAGTCCGGCGCAGGAAGGCGAACTGTTCGACGTGCTGCAGCGCAAGGCCCGGCCGGAGCTGGCCGAATGGATCGCCAGCTATGCGCTCGACAGCGATCTGCAAGCGATGTTCCTGGCGTTGCCGCTGTTGAACGGCGGTGCGGAGGTCATCGGCAAGGCCCGCCAGGTGTTTGCCCAGGCGGATGCCGACCTGAAACAGGCGTTGGCCGATCTCGAGACGATTGCCGGAAGGCTTGCCCGGCTGTTTCCGTCGCTGCCGGTCAGTTTCGATTTGGCGGAATTACGCGGTTATCATTACCATACCGGCGTCGTTTTCGCTGCCTTTACGCCTTCCGTGGGCCGCGAGATTGCGCGCGGCGGCCGTTACGACAATATCGGCGGCGTCTTCGGGCGGGCCCGGCCGGCGACCGGTTTCAGCGCCGATCTGAAATTACTGGCGGGGCTCGACAGCGTAAAAGGGCATGGCGAGCCGGAAAACAAAATCTTCGCGCCCTGCCTCGACGATACTGCGCTGGCGGAAAAAATTCGCGACTTGCGCGCGGTCGGGAATACGGTAATTCAGCAATTGCCGGGGCAGGCCGGCGACGGCGCGGCAATGGGTTGTACCGCGGTGCTTGTACAAGAGAATCAAAACTGGTTCATTAAAAATTTAGCTTAG
- the hflC gene encoding protease modulator HflC → MTTLNKIIIGLAALWLIGAMFVFTVGETEKAIKFKFGRIVEHDFEPGLHFKLPYPFNDIKKFDARIQTMVSKPEGFLTAEKKNVFVDFFVKWKVDDVSSFYQRVGGNIFQANSRLDPIIKDAFRGEFARRDIRQLVSTDRKVIRDILINNSKQAAKSLGLRIIDIQVMRIDLPPEVSSSVFRRMEAERDRIAREFRSQGSEAAERIRADADRQSVVTKANAFKEAEKLRGEGDAKSAEVYAKAFGADPEFFTFYRSLNAYKKTFNKSSTLVLDADSDFFRYFSQQK, encoded by the coding sequence ATGACAACTTTAAATAAAATCATCATCGGTCTCGCCGCGCTGTGGCTGATCGGCGCCATGTTCGTTTTCACGGTCGGCGAGACCGAAAAGGCGATCAAATTCAAGTTCGGCAGAATCGTAGAGCATGATTTCGAACCGGGGCTGCATTTCAAGTTGCCGTACCCGTTCAACGATATCAAGAAATTTGACGCCCGCATCCAGACGATGGTGTCCAAACCGGAAGGTTTTTTGACCGCGGAAAAGAAAAACGTCTTCGTCGATTTCTTCGTCAAATGGAAGGTGGATGACGTCAGCAGTTTTTATCAGCGGGTGGGCGGCAACATCTTTCAGGCCAATTCGCGGCTGGATCCGATCATCAAGGACGCGTTTCGCGGCGAGTTCGCAAGACGTGATATCCGCCAGTTGGTTTCGACCGACCGGAAGGTGATCCGCGATATCCTGATCAACAACTCGAAGCAGGCGGCCAAAAGCCTGGGACTGAGAATTATCGACATCCAGGTCATGCGCATCGACTTGCCGCCGGAAGTCAGCAGTTCGGTATTCCGGCGCATGGAAGCCGAACGTGACCGGATTGCGCGCGAATTCCGCTCGCAGGGCTCGGAAGCAGCGGAAAGGATTCGTGCGGATGCGGACCGGCAAAGTGTGGTCACGAAGGCGAATGCGTTCAAGGAAGCCGAAAAGCTGCGCGGCGAAGGCGATGCGAAATCGGCCGAAGTCTATGCGAAAGCGTTTGGTGCGGATCCCGAGTTTTTCACTTTTTACCGCAGCCTGAATGCGTACAAGAAGACCTTCAACAAATCTTCAACGCTGGTGCTGGATGCGGATTCCGATTTCTTCCGGTATTTTTCGCAACAGAAATAG